The window CCCATTGGATGTTTAGGGGTAGTTAAGCAACACCCAGTGTCCAAGTTAGCAAGACCTTTTGTCCTAGACAGATGTTCATTGACTGCATaagtttaataataatataggaACAATCTGATCATTGTTGGACACGCACACACGAGAACAGATGAAACACAATATCCTCTGTCAGCAATAATACTCTTACACACACGATAACATATCAAATTAGGATTCTATTACACAAATGAAAAGACATGTAATGATTCAAGTTTCAACTATCCTCAACAAACACAAGTTCGCATGTGCTTGAAGCTCGGGAAGAAAGTGTCAACCCCTTGATCATCTCAAGGTTTGGAACATCATGTTCATTTGTATCAGCCCAGAACGTTGCTGTCCTTAAATGACGAGCGTTTCTCAAGATATAAACCGCAATATCTCTATCTTGCGGTCTCCCAAAGTATCCTTCCCAGTTCAAAATCTGTAGACTGGACAGCAAGCATTCAGGAACAGAACTCGGTTGGTTCCAGAAACCCATCTCATTCGTCTTTAAATCTGCATGTAACTAAGAAAACCACCAAGCAAAAGAAgaattagatttaaaaaaaaaactatatttgttTACTGATTGTTAATCCAAAGAAACTTACATCTAGTTGAGAGATGACTAAGACTCTTAAGTTAGGAGAATCTTTGAGAAATTGAGCAAGGACATTCGACGAATCATCTTTGCAAATACATAGCTTCAGATGTTCAAGCTGGTCGAAAACAATACCATCACCATACACATCCTGCCCCCACCCACAAACATTATAAACTTCATTAACAAGATTGAAGACTTGCAATTGGTAAAAAGTATAAAACTAAGTGAATACCTCTGAGCATACTGTAAGATGCTTGACAGATGCGACTGAACCAATAACATTCTTGACAGCAAAGGATACAACATCCACATGTGCTTTCTCCAGCTTAGGCATATTCTTAACCAAACAAGGACTATCACTCCAATCCGCAAGTTCGAGATACTCCAAACAAGGAGTATCAATCTCATACCGCTCCAATGAGGACCAATAATAAGATACATGCAAGCACAACTTCCGCAAAGACGGGACGTTAATAGTGAACTCTTGGATACTTTCATCCTCACGGAACCACACCTCTAGATCTTCAAGGACAGGACATATCGAGAGAAGCGCTTCAAAGGGTTTTTGATCTTCGTATACCACAAGCTCAAGTAGCAAAGTTTTCAAAGAGGGAAGACAAGCCGTGGAGGGAACATCCATGAGAGTCAAGAATCTGAGTTTCAAGACCACGAGAGATTTGCAAGCAAACAAGCTGTTGGGAACCATGTTTTCTTTCTTATCAGAAGAATAAGAAACGTCCAGCTCGCGTAGATGGCGAGATACTGCAATCTCAACCCATTGTCTGATATCCTCAGGTTTAATGTTTTTCTCTCTTGACTCGTACAAGGAAAGAAGGAAGCTTTGAATGACCGGAGCTCTGTGTAATGGCAGATTCTTGTTGATAAAGTCCTTAAGTACAAGGAGAGACTCGTCTCTATCAACGAACTCAAGCTTAGGCAAAGACATCCAAAGAAACTTCCATCGCTTAGAGAGGATGCTAGTG is drawn from Brassica rapa cultivar Chiifu-401-42 chromosome A05, CAAS_Brap_v3.01, whole genome shotgun sequence and contains these coding sequences:
- the LOC103868551 gene encoding FBD-associated F-box protein At5g38590, which gives rise to MDNISGLPDELLVRILSLVPTKVVVSTSILSKRWKFLWMSLPKLEFVDRDESLLVLKDFINKNLPLHRAPVIQSFLLSLYESREKNIKPEDIRQWVEIAVSRHLRELDVSYSSDKKENMVPNSLFACKSLVVLKLRFLTLMDVPSTACLPSLKTLLLELVVYEDQKPFEALLSICPVLEDLEVWFREDESIQEFTINVPSLRKLCLHVSYYWSSLERYEIDTPCLEYLELADWSDSPCLVKNMPKLEKAHVDVVSFAVKNVIGSVASVKHLTVCSEDVYGDGIVFDQLEHLKLCICKDDSSNVLAQFLKDSPNLRVLVISQLDLHADLKTNEMGFWNQPSSVPECLLSSLQILNWEGYFGRPQDRDIAVYILRNARHLRTATFWADTNEHDVPNLEMIKGLTLSSRASSTCELVFVEDS